The sequence below is a genomic window from SAR324 cluster bacterium.
TTACATAACGAAGGATAAGCAGTAAGTCACTTGGGGTGAAGATTGAGATTGCTTCGAGATCTTCGCCCCGCCTTGACATCCTATTCAGATGCTTAGATTCCTCGTCCGAAGACTTTCTTTGATGATGATTACGGTTTTCGTCATCACTGTGGTTTCCTTCTTCATTATCATTCTACCACCTGGCGATTTCGTAGATAGGATCGTATTGGAGGCCAACCAGTACGGGGAGGTTTTTGAGGAGCATGAGATTGCTGATCTACGCCGAATGTATGGACTCGATCAGAGCGCGTTAGAACAATATCTGATTTGGATGGGAAATATTCTCTTTCGTGGAGATTTCGGATACTCCTTCGGGTGGGACGTTCCAGTTTCTGAATTGATATCTCAACGCCTGGGACTGACAACGACCCTCTCCGTCGTTACTTTGATGTTCATTTGGATCGTAGCGATCCCAATCGGAATCTATTCTGCGGTTCGTAAGTATTCTCTTGGAGATTATGCAGCCACTTTTATAGGTTTTGTGGGGCTTGCGGTACCAAATTTTCTCCTAGCACTTGTTCTCCTCTACATTTCATTCCGTTATTTTGGCCAAAGCGTTGGAGGACTATTCTCTCCAGAGTATATCAATGCTCCCTGGTCATTCGATAAATTCCTCGATCTACTGTCTCACCTCTGGATTCCAACAATTGTTCTGGGGACAGCTGGGACTGCAGAAGTTATCCGAAAAATTCGAGCTAACCTCCTTGATGAATTGCATCGTCCGTATGTGCTGACAGCCCGAGCGAAAGGACTCACAGAATTAAATCTGGTCATTAAATATCCCGTGAGACATTCGCTGAATCCCTTTGTTTCCGATTTGAATGACCTATTTGTAAAAATCATCTCGGGTGAAACAATTGTTGCTGTCGTACTGGGTCTGCAAACGACAGGGCCTCTTCTCTTGCAAGCTCTCAAAGAAGAAGATTTGTACCTCGCATCTTCCTTGATCA
It includes:
- a CDS encoding ABC transporter permease; amino-acid sequence: MLRFLVRRLSLMMITVFVITVVSFFIIILPPGDFVDRIVLEANQYGEVFEEHEIADLRRMYGLDQSALEQYLIWMGNILFRGDFGYSFGWDVPVSELISQRLGLTTTLSVVTLMFIWIVAIPIGIYSAVRKYSLGDYAATFIGFVGLAVPNFLLALVLLYISFRYFGQSVGGLFSPEYINAPWSFDKFLDLLSHLWIPTIVLGTAGTAEVIRKIRANLLDELHRPYVLTARAKGLTELNLVIKYPVRHSLNPFVSDLNDLFVKIISGETIVAVVLGLQTTGPLLLQALKEEDLYLASSLIMFLSFLAVLGTLFSDLGLMLLDPRIRRQAREGEMM